A portion of the Planctomycetota bacterium genome contains these proteins:
- the hypF gene encoding carbamoyltransferase HypF produces MAPEVARYRVHVRGAVQGVGFRPYVYRLARSLGLSGWVRNDSSGVLIEVEGPREHCDGFVARLAPEAPPVADVAEVRHEAIPIVGGVPTRRDTRDGDVPPTSEAEFIIVKSERLPEALAEIPPDMGLCDDCRRELLDPADRRFRYPFINCTNCGPRFTIAESLPYDRPFTSMKRFTMCADCQREYDDPADRRFHAQPNACWVCGPRLSLLDPGGQPVPCDDPIAAVAHALRDGQIAAIKGLGGFHLACDATNQAAVRALRERKWREKKPFAVMVPDLEAAARLCELTAAEVRLLASWRKPIVLARKRNGHPLADGVAPASQFFGLMLPYTPVHVLLMQHGFVALVMTSANRTDEPIAIGNAEALERLASVADLFLVHDRDIIRRSDDSVMRAFRGQPIVQRRARGEVPRAIPVQLPLRAPTAQPLTPSASVLALGGDLKNTICLIRKGRAYLSQHIGDLDHADALAFFEETIEHFQSILETRPSLVAHDLHPGYHSTAYARRRNGVGLVGVQHHHAHAASVLAEHGLEGPVIGVSLDGTGYGTDGKVWGGEFLVATLADFERLAHLAYVPMPGSERAIKEPWRMTLAYLATQASAAIAPQARPLCHQELERAGVPLAELAAVQELLDKGVACPETSSMGRLFDGVSALLGICTRVSYEGQAAIELEAAAEAPDGVYYPFSLDVTSVPWTISPREVLRSVLDDLRRGTPRGLIAARFHSTIIEVVRAVCGIVRRERGLRTVALSGGCFQNLRLLEGAVAALERDGFDVRYHRLVPTNDGGLSLGQAVVALARARDS; encoded by the coding sequence GTCTACCGCCTGGCGCGCAGCCTGGGCCTTTCGGGATGGGTGCGCAACGACTCCTCGGGCGTGCTCATCGAGGTCGAGGGGCCGAGGGAGCACTGCGATGGCTTCGTGGCGCGCCTGGCGCCCGAGGCGCCGCCCGTGGCCGACGTCGCCGAGGTCCGGCACGAAGCCATCCCGATTGTGGGCGGGGTGCCCACTCGCCGCGATACGCGGGACGGGGACGTCCCGCCCACAAGCGAAGCTGAATTCATCATCGTCAAGAGCGAGCGCCTCCCAGAAGCGCTGGCCGAGATCCCGCCCGACATGGGCCTCTGCGACGACTGCCGCCGCGAGTTGCTCGACCCCGCCGACCGCCGCTTCCGCTACCCCTTCATCAACTGCACCAACTGCGGCCCGCGCTTCACCATCGCCGAGAGCCTCCCCTACGACCGCCCATTCACCTCGATGAAGCGCTTCACGATGTGCGCCGACTGCCAGCGCGAGTACGACGACCCCGCCGACCGTCGCTTCCACGCCCAGCCCAACGCCTGTTGGGTCTGCGGCCCGCGGCTTTCGCTCCTCGATCCCGGGGGCCAGCCGGTCCCGTGCGACGACCCCATCGCCGCTGTCGCCCACGCGCTGCGGGACGGCCAGATCGCGGCCATCAAGGGCCTGGGCGGCTTCCACTTGGCCTGCGACGCGACGAACCAGGCTGCGGTCCGGGCCCTCCGCGAGCGCAAGTGGCGCGAGAAGAAGCCCTTCGCCGTCATGGTGCCCGACCTCGAGGCGGCGGCGCGCCTGTGCGAGCTCACCGCGGCCGAGGTGCGCCTGCTCGCGAGCTGGCGCAAGCCCATCGTGCTGGCCCGCAAGCGAAACGGCCACCCCCTCGCCGACGGCGTGGCGCCCGCCAGCCAGTTCTTCGGCCTCATGCTCCCCTACACCCCCGTCCACGTCCTCCTGATGCAGCATGGCTTCGTGGCGTTGGTGATGACCAGCGCCAACCGCACGGACGAGCCGATCGCGATCGGCAACGCCGAGGCGCTGGAGCGCCTCGCCTCCGTGGCCGACCTGTTCCTCGTGCACGACCGCGACATCATCCGCCGGTCCGACGACTCGGTCATGCGCGCCTTCCGCGGCCAGCCCATCGTCCAGCGCCGAGCCCGCGGCGAGGTCCCACGGGCAATCCCCGTCCAGCTTCCGCTTCGGGCCCCCACCGCCCAACCCCTCACACCGTCGGCCTCCGTTCTGGCCCTGGGCGGCGACCTGAAGAACACGATCTGCCTCATCCGCAAGGGCCGCGCCTACCTCAGCCAGCACATCGGCGACCTCGACCACGCCGACGCCCTGGCCTTCTTCGAGGAGACCATCGAACACTTCCAGAGCATCCTCGAGACCCGCCCGTCTCTCGTCGCCCATGACCTGCACCCAGGCTATCATTCGACGGCCTACGCGCGGCGCCGGAACGGCGTGGGGCTGGTCGGCGTTCAGCACCACCACGCCCACGCCGCCTCCGTCCTGGCCGAGCACGGGCTGGAGGGGCCGGTCATCGGCGTCTCGCTGGACGGCACGGGCTACGGCACCGACGGCAAGGTGTGGGGCGGCGAGTTCCTGGTGGCCACCCTGGCCGACTTCGAGCGGCTGGCGCACCTGGCCTACGTGCCGATGCCGGGCAGCGAACGGGCCATCAAGGAGCCGTGGCGGATGACCCTCGCCTATCTGGCCACCCAGGCGTCCGCCGCGATTGCGCCGCAGGCCAGGCCCCTGTGCCACCAGGAGCTGGAGCGCGCCGGCGTGCCGCTCGCCGAGCTCGCCGCCGTGCAGGAGCTGCTCGACAAAGGGGTCGCCTGCCCCGAGACCTCCTCGATGGGCCGCCTCTTCGACGGCGTGTCGGCCTTGCTGGGCATCTGCACCCGCGTGAGCTACGAGGGCCAGGCTGCCATCGAGCTGGAGGCCGCCGCCGAGGCCCCCGATGGGGTGTACTACCCCTTCAGCCTGGACGTGACGAGCGTGCCGTGGACGATCAGCCCGCGTGAGGTCCTGCGCTCGGTGCTCGACGATCTGCGGCGCGGCACCCCACGCGGGTTGATCGCCGCGCGGTTCCACAGTACGATCATCGAGGTGGTGCGCGCCGTGTGCGGCATCGTCCGCCGCGAGCGGGGCCTGCGCACGGTGGCCCTCAGCGGCGGCTGCTTCCAGAACCTGCGCCTGCTGGAAGGCGCCGTGGCCGCCCTCGAGCGCGACGGCTTCGACGTGCGCTACCATCGCCTGGTGCCGACCAATGACGGGGGCCTGAGCCTGGGACAGGCGGTGGTGGCGCTGGCCAGAGCGCGTGATTCGTGA
- a CDS encoding HypC/HybG/HupF family hydrogenase formation chaperone, with the protein MCLSVPARIVELEGRRATVDVLGNRREADVSLVDEPQVGDYVLVHAGFAIEKMTGDDAAESLRIWEELARIESAGEGKP; encoded by the coding sequence TTGTGCCTATCCGTTCCCGCCAGGATTGTCGAGCTTGAGGGCCGCCGGGCGACCGTGGACGTGCTGGGGAACCGTCGGGAGGCCGACGTGAGCCTCGTGGACGAGCCGCAAGTGGGCGACTACGTGCTCGTGCACGCCGGCTTCGCCATCGAGAAGATGACGGGCGACGACGCGGCCGAGAGCCTGCGCATCTGGGAGGAGCTTGCCCGCATCGAGAGCGCAGGGGAGGGCAAACCTTGA
- the hypD gene encoding hydrogenase formation protein HypD: MSSPSESRITHYASRGMVPDLLKLIAERAERLAPRVVRFMEVCGTHTMAMFRSGVRALLPPNVRLLSGPGCPVCVTPMGMVDAALEIVRRPGVALATFGDMVRVPGSHSSLERARAEGADVRMVYSPLDALRIAEAAPHRAVVFFGIGFETTTPAVAATVAYARDRRLANLLFLIANKVIPPAMEAILAGGEVKLDGFLCPGHVSVITGTAIYEPLVARYGAPCVVTGFEAADILEGIAMLLLQVVEGAPRVEIQYRRWVHPAGNARARERVAEVFRPCDSAWRGLGTIPESGLALRPELRAHDALEVLGVGVPPELENPGCSCGAVLRGVLEPPQCPLFAKRCTPATPVGPCMVSTEGSCAAYYKYGER, from the coding sequence TTGAGTTCCCCTTCTGAGTCACGCATCACGCATTACGCATCACGCGGCATGGTTCCCGACTTGCTCAAGCTCATCGCCGAGCGCGCGGAGCGCCTCGCCCCGCGCGTGGTGCGTTTCATGGAGGTCTGCGGCACCCACACGATGGCCATGTTCCGCAGCGGCGTCCGGGCCCTGCTGCCGCCGAACGTCAGGCTCCTCAGCGGCCCGGGCTGCCCCGTGTGCGTGACGCCGATGGGCATGGTGGATGCCGCGCTGGAGATCGTACGGCGGCCGGGCGTGGCCCTCGCCACGTTCGGCGACATGGTGCGCGTGCCGGGCAGCCACTCGAGCCTCGAACGCGCCAGGGCCGAGGGCGCCGACGTGCGGATGGTCTATTCGCCGCTCGATGCCCTCCGGATCGCCGAGGCCGCGCCGCACCGCGCCGTGGTGTTCTTCGGCATCGGCTTCGAGACCACCACCCCCGCCGTCGCCGCCACCGTGGCCTACGCCCGCGACCGCCGCCTGGCGAACCTGCTCTTCCTCATCGCCAACAAGGTGATCCCCCCCGCGATGGAGGCCATCCTGGCCGGCGGCGAGGTGAAGCTCGACGGCTTCCTGTGTCCCGGCCACGTGAGCGTGATCACGGGCACGGCCATCTACGAGCCGCTCGTGGCCCGCTATGGCGCGCCGTGCGTCGTCACCGGCTTCGAGGCTGCGGACATCCTCGAGGGCATCGCCATGCTCCTCCTCCAGGTGGTCGAGGGCGCGCCGAGGGTCGAGATTCAGTACAGGCGCTGGGTCCACCCCGCGGGCAACGCCAGGGCGCGCGAGCGGGTCGCCGAGGTGTTCCGCCCGTGCGACTCGGCGTGGCGGGGCCTGGGCACCATCCCGGAGAGCGGCCTGGCGCTTCGGCCCGAGCTTCGCGCCCACGACGCGCTCGAGGTCCTTGGCGTCGGGGTGCCGCCCGAGCTGGAGAACCCCGGCTGCTCGTGCGGCGCGGTGCTTCGCGGCGTCCTCGAGCCGCCGCAGTGCCCCCTCTTTGCCAAGCGGTGTACCCCGGCAACGCCCGTGGGGCCGTGCATGGTTTCCACGGAAGGGAGCTGCGCGGCTTACTACAAGTATGGGGAACGGTAG